The following are from one region of the Deinococcus planocerae genome:
- a CDS encoding MmcQ/YjbR family DNA-binding protein, whose protein sequence is MRSIGEVRAEAATLPHSRETFPFGETTLVFKVAGRMYALTDIQADPPSLSVKVTPEGGEALRAEYAAVQPGYHLNKRHWITVTLDGTVPDALLRELLAASHALVVRGMTRAERVELGLG, encoded by the coding sequence ATGCGCTCTATCGGCGAGGTGCGAGCGGAGGCGGCGACCCTCCCCCACTCGCGGGAGACCTTCCCCTTTGGCGAAACGACCCTAGTGTTCAAGGTGGCTGGCCGGATGTACGCCCTGACCGACATTCAGGCCGATCCGCCGAGCCTGTCCGTGAAAGTGACTCCCGAAGGTGGCGAGGCGTTGCGCGCCGAGTACGCCGCCGTTCAGCCCGGCTACCACCTCAACAAACGCCACTGGATCACGGTCACCCTCGACGGCACCGTGCCCGACGCTCTGCTGCGGGAACTGCTGGCGGCCAGCCACGCGCTCGTCGTGCGCGGCATGACGCGGGCCGAACGCGTGGAGCTGGGGTTGGGGTGA
- the alaS gene encoding alanine--tRNA ligase → MTAPLTTFEIREKYLQFFQSKGHLRLPSHSLIAPDPTTLFTVAGMQPFKPQFMGAPAKFPGYGESRRVTTAQKCIRVGDIENVGRTRRHLSLFEMMGNFSFGDYFKREAILWAWEFLTGPEWMGMDASRMYVTIYEDDDEAFGYWTQEVGLPESHIHRFGADENFWPADAPLKGPNGPCGPCSEIYYDRGPAYGDDTWPDYAQTRESARFLEVWNLVFPQYDRQDPRPDGTPVLTDLPFKNIDTGMGLERVASVVQDVPDFYSNDVFRPIVERVAELSGKPYEGEVSVSHRVVAEHIRSVSMTVADGVALSNTRRGYVIRKILRRASRHAYLLGLREPTLYQLVPLVVRGMGGAYPELVQEEARVTAAIRAEEERFLKTLESGMGRLQLSLARLGRIYTKEQTNEGIVYKINPEHRQYHDWVYTKFGREIYDRADVMSPDGMMTIGRATFPAHIPQHTDFQPKDLVLSGEEAFVLYDTYGFPLDLTKEIAEEYGVSVDEAGYAESLEKAQELARAGSKYGKSELFGGGQEVLEGLPPTQFVGYDDLDTNGEVLALVGAGERFDHLEAGSEATVVLSRTPFYAEGGGEVGDTGVLEWEGGRAAVRDTRKTPGGVFLHDVLVEEGTLTPGLTVRALVAPERQAIQRHHTATHLLHAALRAVLGSGVRQAGSLVAPDRLRFDFSHGSALSADEIAAVERLVNRWVTANFPVTWREMPIEEAKAAGATALFGEKYGDRVRVVSVEGGVPFEGRTVTSKELCGGAHVARTGDIGALVIVSDENVAAGVRRVEALAGEAASTWVRERLNTAGRVAGLLNTNLDGLEGRISGLQAALKAAGQEAAQARRQLAEAQMGGGSGAGSQVRELGGFKVAALRLSGIEGNELRGAADKLLDGSGADLAVIASDRGLVVKATKDAVGRGAHAGHLVGKLAAAAGGKGGGRPDMAQAGIQNPEAALGALETAF, encoded by the coding sequence ATGACCGCGCCCCTCACCACCTTTGAAATTCGGGAGAAGTACCTGCAATTTTTCCAGAGCAAGGGGCACCTGCGCCTGCCCAGCCACTCGCTGATCGCCCCCGACCCCACCACCCTCTTCACCGTGGCGGGGATGCAGCCCTTCAAGCCGCAGTTCATGGGCGCCCCGGCCAAGTTCCCGGGCTACGGCGAGAGCAGGCGGGTCACGACCGCGCAGAAGTGCATCCGGGTGGGCGACATTGAGAACGTGGGGCGCACGCGGCGGCACCTCAGCCTGTTCGAGATGATGGGGAACTTCTCCTTCGGGGACTACTTCAAACGCGAGGCGATCCTCTGGGCGTGGGAGTTCCTGACGGGCCCCGAGTGGATGGGCATGGATGCGTCCCGCATGTACGTCACCATCTACGAGGACGACGACGAGGCGTTCGGGTACTGGACGCAGGAAGTCGGCCTGCCCGAGAGCCACATCCACCGTTTTGGCGCCGACGAGAACTTCTGGCCCGCCGACGCGCCCCTCAAGGGACCCAACGGGCCGTGCGGGCCGTGCTCGGAGATTTACTACGACCGCGGCCCCGCGTACGGCGACGACACCTGGCCCGACTACGCCCAGACCCGCGAGAGCGCCCGCTTTCTGGAGGTCTGGAACCTCGTCTTCCCGCAGTACGACCGCCAGGACCCCCGGCCCGACGGCACGCCCGTCCTCACCGACCTGCCCTTCAAGAACATCGACACCGGCATGGGTCTGGAGCGCGTGGCAAGCGTCGTGCAGGACGTGCCCGACTTCTATTCCAACGACGTGTTCCGGCCCATCGTGGAGCGGGTGGCCGAACTCAGCGGCAAGCCCTACGAGGGCGAGGTCAGCGTGTCCCACCGCGTCGTCGCCGAGCACATCCGCAGCGTGAGCATGACGGTGGCGGACGGGGTGGCGCTGAGCAACACCAGGCGTGGGTACGTCATCCGCAAGATTCTGCGCCGCGCGAGCCGCCACGCCTACCTCCTCGGCCTGCGCGAGCCGACGCTCTACCAGCTCGTGCCCCTCGTCGTGCGGGGGATGGGCGGCGCGTATCCCGAACTCGTGCAGGAGGAGGCGCGGGTGACGGCGGCGATCCGGGCGGAGGAGGAGCGGTTCCTCAAGACGCTGGAAAGCGGGATGGGTCGCCTTCAACTTTCACTCGCGAGACTTGGTCGCATATACACCAAAGAACAGACGAACGAGGGAATTGTCTATAAGATTAACCCAGAGCATCGTCAGTACCATGATTGGGTTTACACGAAGTTTGGGCGAGAGATTTACGACCGCGCTGACGTGATGAGCCCAGACGGAATGATGACTATTGGAAGGGCTACCTTCCCTGCACATATCCCCCAACATACCGACTTCCAGCCAAAAGACCTTGTCCTCTCCGGCGAGGAAGCCTTCGTCCTCTACGACACCTACGGCTTCCCCCTCGACCTGACCAAGGAGATCGCCGAGGAGTACGGCGTCAGCGTGGACGAGGCCGGGTACGCCGAGAGCCTGGAAAAGGCGCAGGAACTCGCGCGGGCCGGGAGCAAGTACGGCAAATCCGAGCTGTTCGGTGGCGGGCAGGAGGTGCTGGAGGGACTACCCCCCACCCAGTTCGTCGGCTACGACGATCTCGATACTAACGGCGAAGTGCTTGCCCTCGTCGGCGCCGGAGAACGCTTCGACCACCTAGAGGCGGGCAGCGAGGCGACCGTCGTGCTCTCGCGCACGCCCTTCTACGCAGAGGGCGGCGGTGAGGTCGGCGACACGGGTGTGCTGGAGTGGGAGGGGGGCCGGGCCGCCGTGCGCGACACCCGCAAGACGCCGGGCGGCGTGTTCCTCCACGACGTGCTGGTGGAGGAGGGGACCCTGACCCCCGGCCTGACGGTGCGCGCCCTCGTCGCCCCCGAGCGGCAGGCCATCCAGCGGCACCACACGGCCACCCACCTCCTGCACGCGGCCCTGCGCGCGGTGCTGGGTTCGGGCGTCCGGCAGGCGGGCTCCCTCGTCGCCCCGGACCGATTGCGCTTCGACTTCTCCCACGGCTCGGCCCTCAGCGCGGACGAGATCGCGGCGGTCGAGCGGCTGGTGAACCGTTGGGTGACGGCCAACTTCCCGGTGACGTGGCGGGAAATGCCCATCGAGGAGGCGAAGGCGGCGGGGGCCACGGCCCTCTTCGGCGAGAAGTACGGCGACCGGGTGCGGGTGGTGAGCGTCGAGGGCGGCGTGCCCTTCGAGGGGCGGACGGTGACGAGCAAGGAGCTGTGCGGCGGCGCGCACGTGGCCCGCACCGGGGACATCGGCGCCCTCGTGATCGTGTCCGACGAGAACGTGGCGGCGGGCGTGCGCCGCGTGGAGGCGCTGGCGGGCGAGGCGGCGAGCACCTGGGTCCGCGAACGGCTGAACACGGCGGGCCGGGTGGCCGGTCTGCTGAACACCAACCTCGATGGGCTGGAGGGGCGCATCTCCGGCTTGCAGGCCGCGCTCAAAGCCGCCGGGCAGGAAGCGGCCCAGGCCCGCCGCCAGCTTGCCGAGGCGCAGATGGGCGGGGGCAGCGGCGCGGGCTCCCAGGTGCGCGAGCTGGGCGGCTTCAAGGTTGCGGCGCTGCGGCTCTCCGGCATCGAGGGGAACGAATTGCGCGGTGCCGCCGACAAGCTCCTCGACGGGAGCGGGGCCGACCTCGCCGTGATCGCCAGCGACCGGGGACTCGTGGTCAAGGCGACGAAGGACGCGGTGGGGCGGGGGGCGCACGCGGGGCACCTCGTGGGCAAGCTGGCCGCCGCCGCCGGGGGCAAGGGCGGGGGCAGGCCCGACATGGCCCAGGCGGGGATTCAGAACCCCGAAGCGGCGCTGGGGGCGCTGGAGACGGCGTTCTAG
- a CDS encoding response regulator yields MPRILVVDDDAAILKLISVILTRAGHEVRTSRHPVEALDLLKVFTPELVISDVVMPYMTGLEFLEQVRAHAQLNALPFVLLSSHAERGDVRRGMNLGADDYLPKPFTPQDLTTAVDARLRRAGLSLQSESAMEAKGLGTAQVVWQGAAVSWVSRKALELFFYLLEHKEVTSWEAAEALWPEKDEARASSLFHTTLHRLRRSLSNEAVVSTNRRYALAADLSPTYDVSRFELLAAQAEQGALGLEELRELVGMYGNFLPGADSPWVDDVRARLEQKQFSVLGLAAKAAAAAGRAKDAAQFHQRALAIDPMSEPDWQGLTQALSTIGDPRSRLAAQREAWWAVDLD; encoded by the coding sequence ATGCCGCGCATCCTCGTGGTGGATGACGACGCCGCCATCCTCAAACTCATCAGCGTGATTCTCACCCGTGCGGGGCACGAAGTCCGCACCAGCCGCCACCCTGTCGAGGCCCTCGACCTGCTGAAGGTCTTCACCCCCGAACTCGTCATCAGCGACGTGGTGATGCCGTACATGACCGGCCTGGAGTTCCTGGAGCAGGTGCGCGCCCACGCCCAACTGAACGCCCTGCCCTTTGTGCTGCTCTCCAGCCACGCCGAGCGCGGTGACGTCAGACGGGGCATGAACCTCGGCGCCGACGACTACCTGCCCAAGCCCTTCACCCCGCAGGACCTGACGACCGCCGTGGACGCCCGGTTGCGCCGCGCGGGCCTGAGCCTGCAAAGCGAGAGCGCGATGGAGGCCAAGGGGCTCGGCACCGCGCAGGTCGTGTGGCAGGGTGCCGCCGTCTCCTGGGTGTCGCGCAAGGCGCTCGAACTCTTCTTCTACCTGCTGGAGCACAAGGAGGTCACGTCCTGGGAGGCCGCCGAGGCGCTGTGGCCCGAGAAGGACGAGGCGCGGGCGAGCAGCCTCTTCCACACCACCCTGCACCGGTTGCGCCGCAGCCTGAGCAACGAGGCGGTGGTGAGCACCAACCGCCGCTACGCCCTCGCCGCCGACCTCAGCCCCACCTACGACGTGTCGCGTTTCGAGCTCCTCGCCGCGCAGGCCGAGCAGGGCGCCCTGGGGCTGGAGGAACTGCGCGAACTCGTCGGCATGTACGGCAACTTCCTCCCCGGCGCCGACAGCCCCTGGGTGGACGACGTGCGCGCCCGGCTGGAGCAAAAGCAGTTCAGCGTCCTCGGCCTCGCCGCGAAGGCCGCCGCCGCCGCCGGACGCGCCAAGGACGCCGCGCAGTTCCACCAACGCGCGCTCGCCATCGACCCCATGAGCGAGCCCGACTGGCAGGGGTTGACCCAGGCGCTGAGCACCATCGGCGACCCGCGCTCCCGCCTCGCCGCGCAGAGGGAGGCGTGGTGGGCGGTCGATCTGGACTGA
- a CDS encoding amidohydrolase, with amino-acid sequence MSERPAPDLTIIHVRTLTLDETQPQVEAILVGGSRVLAVGTREEVSALAPRARVLDHRDLILTPGLSDAHIHLVSYGFSLSELGLHGARSVSEVQARVLQRVLNTPAGTWIRGGGFLLSDLGLGEYPTVRALDEVSPHHPVLLYSRDLHLAWANSLALRLAGISETTPDPEGGVIVRPLGTLLEGATELVAHAMPTPSEAEYLRAAKAGVDDLASRGYVSAHTMAFEAPEAPRALQTLAARGELPLRVWASLPHERLHLARDLGVGHSVPREGPGGLFQWGGVKFFADGALGSRTAWLHAPGFADRSGTGIPLDSPDLIRELGTEALRLGLAPVTHAIGDRANTEVLDAYDTLRDLAARKNIPLRIEHAQHLRPEDIPRFRGIAAGVQPIHLHADGPLIRTLLPHLTGTSYPFRSLREAGAILAFGSDAPVAPPEYRANFAAAITRRDDEGHPLAPHEALTEMDVLWAHTRGPALAAGWDDEGIIRPGARAAFTLWDRLGGNARALVL; translated from the coding sequence ATGAGCGAACGTCCCGCCCCCGACCTGACGATCATTCACGTCCGAACACTGACCCTCGACGAGACTCAGCCGCAGGTCGAGGCGATCCTGGTCGGCGGCAGTCGGGTCCTCGCGGTGGGCACGCGGGAGGAGGTTTCGGCCCTCGCCCCGCGCGCCCGGGTGCTCGACCACCGCGACCTGATCCTGACGCCGGGTTTGAGCGACGCGCACATCCACCTCGTCTCCTACGGCTTCTCGCTCTCCGAACTGGGGCTCCACGGGGCGAGGAGCGTGTCGGAGGTGCAGGCCCGGGTGCTGCAACGGGTGCTGAACACGCCCGCCGGGACGTGGATTCGCGGCGGCGGCTTCCTGCTGTCCGACCTGGGCCTGGGCGAGTACCCCACGGTGCGGGCCCTCGACGAGGTGAGCCCCCACCACCCCGTCTTGCTGTACTCGCGTGACCTGCACCTCGCCTGGGCGAACTCGCTCGCACTGCGGCTGGCGGGCATCTCCGAGACGACGCCGGACCCGGAGGGCGGGGTGATCGTGCGGCCCCTCGGCACCCTGCTGGAGGGCGCGACCGAACTCGTCGCGCACGCCATGCCCACCCCCAGCGAGGCGGAGTACCTGCGGGCGGCGAAGGCGGGGGTGGACGACCTCGCCTCACGCGGGTACGTCAGCGCCCACACGATGGCCTTCGAGGCGCCGGAGGCACCCCGCGCCCTGCAAACGCTCGCCGCGCGGGGGGAACTGCCGCTGCGGGTCTGGGCTTCCCTTCCCCACGAGCGGCTGCATCTCGCGCGGGACCTCGGGGTGGGTCACAGTGTTCCCAGGGAAGGGCCCGGCGGTCTCTTCCAGTGGGGCGGGGTCAAGTTCTTCGCGGACGGGGCGCTCGGCAGCCGCACCGCGTGGCTGCACGCCCCCGGCTTCGCGGACCGGAGCGGCACGGGCATTCCCCTCGACTCGCCGGACCTCATCCGCGAGCTGGGAACCGAGGCGCTGCGGCTGGGCCTCGCCCCCGTCACCCACGCCATCGGCGACCGGGCGAATACGGAGGTGCTGGACGCCTACGACACCTTGCGAGACCTCGCGGCCCGGAAGAACATCCCCCTGCGGATCGAGCACGCCCAGCACCTGCGGCCCGAGGACATTCCCCGCTTCCGGGGCATCGCGGCGGGGGTGCAGCCTATCCACCTGCACGCGGACGGGCCCCTCATTCGAACCCTGCTGCCGCACCTCACGGGGACGAGCTACCCCTTCCGCAGCCTGCGGGAGGCCGGGGCCATCCTCGCCTTCGGGTCGGACGCTCCGGTCGCGCCGCCCGAGTACCGCGCCAACTTCGCCGCCGCCATCACCCGCCGCGACGACGAGGGCCACCCCCTCGCCCCGCACGAGGCGCTGACGGAGATGGACGTGTTGTGGGCCCACACGCGCGGCCCGGCCCTCGCCGCCGGGTGGGACGACGAGGGGATCATCCGGCCCGGGGCGCGGGCGGCCTTCACCCTCTGGGATCGGCTCGGGGGGAACGCGCGGGCGCTGGTGCTGTAG
- a CDS encoding YebC/PmpR family DNA-binding transcriptional regulator, whose protein sequence is MAGHSKWAQIKRKKGANDKKRSAMYSKHIRAIQAAVRSGGSGDPAANLSLKNAIAAAKADTVPADNIENAIKRAAGAAEGAAEYKEVTYEGYGPGGTAIFIETLTDNVNRTVADIRAVFNKRGGSLGTSGSVAWQFEKKGVILLPDASEAAQEAAIENGAEDLQESEDGLEISTAPNDLYAVQDALAAAGFRAESGVVTMIPTNTVAVSEGDVRKLMTLIDSLEDLDDVQNVYSNAELPEGVEA, encoded by the coding sequence ATGGCCGGTCACAGCAAGTGGGCACAGATCAAGCGCAAGAAGGGCGCGAACGACAAGAAGCGCAGCGCGATGTATTCCAAGCACATCCGCGCGATCCAGGCGGCGGTACGGTCGGGCGGCAGCGGCGACCCGGCGGCCAACCTCAGCCTCAAGAACGCCATCGCGGCGGCGAAGGCGGATACCGTGCCCGCCGACAACATCGAGAACGCGATCAAGCGCGCGGCGGGTGCGGCGGAAGGCGCGGCGGAGTACAAGGAGGTCACCTACGAGGGCTACGGCCCCGGCGGCACGGCGATCTTCATCGAGACGCTGACCGACAATGTGAACCGCACCGTCGCCGACATCCGTGCGGTCTTCAACAAGCGCGGCGGCTCCTTGGGCACGAGCGGCTCAGTCGCGTGGCAGTTCGAGAAAAAAGGCGTGATCCTCCTGCCCGACGCCTCCGAGGCCGCCCAGGAGGCCGCCATCGAGAACGGCGCCGAGGACCTCCAGGAGTCCGAGGACGGGCTGGAGATCAGCACCGCGCCGAACGACCTCTATGCCGTGCAGGACGCCCTGGCGGCGGCGGGCTTCCGGGCCGAGAGCGGCGTGGTCACCATGATCCCCACCAACACGGTCGCGGTCAGCGAGGGCGACGTGCGCAAGCTCATGACCCTGATCGACTCGCTCGAAGACCTCGACGACGTGCAGAACGTGTACTCGAACGCCGAATTGCCGGAGGGCGTGGAGGCTTAA
- a CDS encoding alpha/beta fold hydrolase: MTWQDEPNSLRLNGADLYFEVTGPEDPPPDEPTIVFLHGGPGYNAYAFRTLFGERLEDRRVVYLDQRGSGRSGALADTDQGGDTLDLDTLVADVEAVREYLGAERIVPLGHGFGALVALEYARRWPTRTARVVVVNPWVHFPELALTLLSEASALRGVPLDDPAGEVRARTPEGQYAPVGEARVEAAFRLLNARDLLNRLQFRDSASRMRQEFADAEGQLVGGGEVQEALVNQGLWEFEYPPFLQELRRPVFVIAGVHDRTSYPEQVQWLADLADADVTVLDAGHYPWLDDEDAFAEALEEALTR; encoded by the coding sequence ATGACCTGGCAGGACGAGCCGAACTCCTTGCGCCTCAACGGCGCGGACCTGTACTTCGAGGTGACCGGCCCGGAAGACCCGCCCCCCGACGAACCGACCATCGTCTTCCTGCACGGCGGGCCCGGCTACAACGCCTACGCCTTCCGCACCCTCTTCGGCGAGCGGCTCGAAGACCGCCGCGTCGTCTACCTCGACCAGCGCGGCTCGGGGCGCAGCGGCGCTCTGGCGGACACCGACCAGGGCGGAGACACCCTCGACCTCGACACGTTGGTGGCCGACGTGGAGGCGGTGCGGGAGTACCTGGGGGCCGAGAGAATCGTGCCGCTCGGGCACGGCTTCGGGGCCCTCGTCGCGCTGGAGTACGCCCGGCGCTGGCCGACCCGCACGGCGCGGGTGGTCGTCGTCAATCCCTGGGTGCATTTCCCCGAACTCGCCCTGACGCTCCTGAGCGAGGCGAGCGCCCTACGCGGCGTGCCCCTCGATGACCCGGCGGGGGAGGTACGCGCCCGCACGCCGGAAGGGCAGTATGCCCCGGTGGGAGAGGCGCGGGTGGAGGCGGCCTTCCGTCTTCTCAACGCCCGCGACCTCCTCAACCGGCTGCAATTCCGCGACTCGGCCAGCCGGATGCGCCAGGAGTTCGCCGACGCCGAGGGGCAGCTCGTGGGCGGAGGCGAGGTGCAGGAGGCCCTCGTCAACCAGGGCCTGTGGGAGTTCGAGTACCCGCCTTTCCTGCAAGAGCTGCGCCGCCCGGTCTTCGTGATCGCCGGGGTCCACGACCGCACGAGCTATCCCGAGCAGGTCCAGTGGCTCGCCGACCTCGCGGACGCCGACGTAACGGTCCTCGACGCCGGGCATTACCCCTGGCTCGACGACGAGGACGCCTTCGCCGAGGCGCTGGAGGAGGCGTTGACGCGCTGA
- a CDS encoding metallophosphoesterase family protein has product MRHLLPLLLVPLLVGAAPAPASPLRIVILSDFNGSYGSTTYPAALRRSVDRIVREWRPDLMLSAGDLIAGQKVSLTDARVRAMWAAFDRDVRAPLGEAGIPFAFTLGNHDASLQRDRKLAADYWRGHAPKLDYVERAHFPFRYTFTFGNGRLFVAVLDASGPNVGADQRLWLVRQLATPEARRAGIRLVLGHLPLAGVSGGKNKPGEVIRDPLPLRKVMEEGRVLAYVSGHHAAFYPGRLGGLNILASGGIGGRDYVGHPGTARSTVTLLNLDTAEGTAIFKTFDADTGAEVKTASLPEQLNGLGGPLVRVDELK; this is encoded by the coding sequence ATGCGCCACCTCCTGCCCCTTCTCCTCGTCCCGCTGCTCGTCGGCGCCGCGCCTGCCCCGGCCTCTCCCCTCCGCATCGTGATCCTCAGCGACTTCAACGGCTCCTACGGCAGCACCACATACCCGGCGGCCTTGAGACGCAGTGTGGACCGCATCGTGCGCGAGTGGAGACCGGACCTCATGCTCTCGGCGGGGGACCTGATTGCCGGGCAGAAGGTTTCGCTGACCGACGCGCGGGTGCGGGCGATGTGGGCGGCCTTCGACCGGGACGTGCGCGCGCCGCTCGGTGAAGCGGGCATCCCCTTTGCCTTCACCCTCGGGAACCACGACGCCTCTCTCCAGCGGGACCGGAAGTTGGCCGCCGATTACTGGCGGGGACACGCGCCGAAGTTGGACTACGTAGAGCGGGCGCACTTCCCCTTCCGGTACACCTTCACCTTCGGCAACGGCAGGCTGTTCGTGGCCGTCCTGGACGCCAGCGGGCCGAACGTGGGGGCGGATCAGCGCTTATGGCTGGTCCGGCAACTCGCCACCCCGGAGGCGCGGCGGGCGGGCATCCGGCTCGTGCTGGGCCACCTCCCCCTCGCGGGCGTGAGCGGGGGAAAGAACAAGCCGGGCGAGGTCATCCGCGATCCCCTCCCGCTCCGAAAGGTCATGGAGGAGGGCCGGGTCCTCGCCTACGTCAGCGGGCACCACGCGGCCTTCTACCCAGGGCGGCTCGGCGGGCTGAACATCCTCGCCAGCGGGGGCATCGGTGGGCGGGATTACGTGGGGCATCCGGGCACGGCGCGCAGCACGGTCACGCTGCTTAACCTCGACACCGCTGAAGGAACGGCCATCTTCAAGACCTTCGACGCGGACACGGGGGCGGAGGTCAAGACCGCATCACTTCCCGAGCAGTTGAATGGGCTGGGCGGTCCGCTCGTGCGGGTGGACGAGCTGAAATAG
- a CDS encoding sulfurtransferase: MDYVKDVLVSTDWVAQNLNTPGIRLIEVDEDILLYDTGHIPGAVKVDWQQDFWDPVMREFIGPEELQALLGRLGLNPGDQIILYGDKSNWWAAYAYWFLSYNGVQNLRLMNGGRQKWVAEGRELTTDAPSFEATEYPTLRRDESLRAYRDEVKAHIETVRSGQGAMVDVRSPDEFSGKVTHMPNYPQEGVLRGGHIPGAANIPWARATNEDGTFKTADELKALYEGEGVTPDKDVIAYCRIAERSSHSWFVLRELLGYPKVRNYDGSWTEWGNAVGMPIEKTYSEA, from the coding sequence ATGGATTACGTGAAAGACGTGCTCGTGAGCACCGACTGGGTGGCCCAGAACCTCAACACCCCCGGCATCCGCCTGATCGAGGTGGACGAGGACATCCTGCTCTACGACACCGGCCACATCCCCGGAGCCGTGAAGGTGGACTGGCAGCAGGACTTCTGGGACCCCGTGATGCGCGAGTTCATCGGGCCGGAGGAACTTCAGGCCCTGCTCGGTCGTCTCGGCCTCAACCCGGGCGATCAGATCATCCTCTACGGCGACAAGAGCAACTGGTGGGCCGCCTACGCCTACTGGTTCCTGAGCTACAACGGGGTGCAGAACCTCCGGCTGATGAACGGTGGCCGTCAGAAGTGGGTCGCCGAGGGCCGCGAGCTGACGACCGACGCGCCGAGCTTTGAAGCCACCGAGTACCCCACCCTGCGCCGCGACGAGAGCCTGCGCGCCTACCGCGACGAGGTGAAGGCGCACATCGAGACCGTGCGCAGCGGGCAGGGCGCGATGGTGGACGTCCGCAGCCCCGACGAGTTCTCGGGCAAGGTCACCCACATGCCCAACTATCCGCAGGAGGGCGTGCTGCGCGGCGGCCACATCCCCGGCGCGGCGAACATCCCCTGGGCCCGCGCCACCAACGAGGACGGCACCTTCAAGACGGCGGACGAACTCAAGGCGCTCTACGAGGGTGAGGGCGTCACCCCCGACAAGGACGTGATCGCCTACTGCCGCATCGCCGAGCGGAGCAGCCACTCGTGGTTCGTCCTGCGCGAACTGCTGGGCTACCCCAAGGTCCGCAACTACGACGGAAGCTGGACCGAGTGGGGCAATGCGGTCGGAATGCCCATCGAGAAGACGTACAGCGAGGCGTAA
- a CDS encoding SufE family protein, with protein MTQPSPLPERLQSIVSLFKSAPKPLRLQALLEYSRKLPPLPEKYVEHPEFLQAVPECASPFFLVTEQTEQGGVNMYFKVPEEAPTVRGYAGILHEALQGESPETILNIPDQFYMDMGLSELITPMRLRGMGAILMRLKNDVREHAAQG; from the coding sequence ATGACCCAGCCCTCCCCACTCCCCGAACGGCTCCAGAGCATCGTGAGTCTGTTCAAGTCCGCACCCAAGCCTCTGCGGCTCCAGGCCCTGCTCGAATACAGCCGCAAGCTGCCGCCCCTTCCCGAGAAATACGTCGAGCACCCCGAGTTCCTGCAAGCGGTCCCCGAGTGCGCCAGCCCCTTTTTCCTGGTGACGGAACAGACCGAGCAGGGCGGCGTGAACATGTATTTCAAGGTGCCCGAGGAGGCCCCCACCGTGCGCGGCTACGCGGGCATCCTGCACGAGGCGCTGCAAGGCGAGTCGCCCGAGACGATCCTCAACATCCCGGATCAGTTCTACATGGACATGGGCCTGTCCGAACTCATCACGCCGATGCGTCTGCGCGGCATGGGCGCCATCCTGATGCGCCTGAAAAACGACGTGCGCGAGCACGCGGCGCAGGGTTGA
- the rdgB gene encoding RdgB/HAM1 family non-canonical purine NTP pyrophosphatase, producing the protein MRVVVATGNAGKVREIAGALGGLSWQLEGLSGLPLPEETGTTYEENAALKACAAALMRSVPALADDSGLEVAALGGQPGVYSARFGNRDNDNERNLYLLEKLRGVKDRRAKFVSVVILAYPDGKLETYRGELTGTLLEGPRGESGFGYDPLFVPDGETRTLAEMTLEEKQAISHRGRALAALMAAHGAGVGL; encoded by the coding sequence ATGCGGGTGGTGGTGGCGACCGGAAACGCGGGCAAGGTGCGCGAGATCGCGGGGGCGCTGGGCGGCCTGAGCTGGCAGTTGGAGGGCCTGAGCGGCCTCCCTCTCCCCGAGGAGACGGGCACGACCTACGAGGAAAATGCCGCCCTCAAGGCGTGCGCGGCAGCCCTGATGCGTAGCGTGCCTGCGCTGGCCGACGACTCGGGGCTGGAGGTCGCGGCCCTCGGCGGCCAGCCCGGCGTCTACAGCGCCCGCTTCGGCAACCGCGACAACGACAACGAGCGCAATCTCTACCTCCTCGAAAAGCTGCGCGGGGTGAAAGACCGCCGCGCGAAGTTCGTCTCCGTGGTGATCCTCGCTTATCCCGACGGCAAGCTGGAGACGTATCGGGGAGAACTGACCGGCACCCTCCTTGAAGGCCCCCGCGGCGAGAGCGGCTTCGGCTACGACCCCCTCTTCGTCCCCGACGGCGAGACCCGCACCCTGGCGGAGATGACCCTGGAGGAGAAGCAGGCGATCAGCCACCGGGGCCGGGCGCTGGCGGCGTTGATGGCGGCGCATGGGGCGGGGGTGGGGTTGTAG